From Domibacillus sp. DTU_2020_1001157_1_SI_ALB_TIR_016, a single genomic window includes:
- a CDS encoding general stress protein, producing MTMRIIGGIFREHEAVIKVIEELKLKGYSIDDISVFAKSSKDVRDIEHETNADIITDSSERLEHAERGAGIGALSGGLLGGSLGAILGAGLIAIPGIGPIVAAGPIVAGLTGAGVGLGSGGIIGGLAGAGIPEEKAKEYERYLKEGNIVVLVDAKENHEAEIKRIFETHSMATRAAYRHHREL from the coding sequence ATGACAATGAGAATTATAGGCGGCATCTTTCGTGAGCATGAAGCGGTGATTAAAGTCATTGAAGAATTAAAGCTGAAAGGATACAGCATTGATGACATTTCCGTTTTTGCAAAAAGCAGCAAGGACGTACGCGATATTGAACATGAAACAAATGCAGATATTATTACAGACAGCAGTGAACGTCTGGAACATGCAGAAAGAGGGGCGGGCATCGGTGCTCTTTCCGGCGGTCTTCTCGGCGGATCACTCGGTGCGATTCTTGGGGCAGGCTTGATTGCAATTCCGGGCATTGGACCGATTGTGGCGGCCGGACCGATTGTGGCTGGCCTGACTGGAGCGGGCGTCGGCCTGGGAAGCGGCGGTATTATTGGGGGGCTTGCCGGAGCCGGTATACCAGAAGAAAAAGCAAAAGAGTATGAACGGTATTTAAAAGAAGGCAATATTGTTGTGCTGGTGGACGCCAAAGAAAACCATGAAGCAGAAATTAAACGTATATTTGAAACACACAGTATGGCAACAAGAGCCGCGTATCGGCATCACAGGGAACTATAA
- a CDS encoding mandelate racemase/muconate lactonizing enzyme family protein: MQIEKIETFPLLHRLAAPYGDANGPKKYRSCYLIRITTKSGVDGWGECIDWLPALHVGFTERIIPYLIGKSAADRLPLVSVIQKWHKRAAAAVSMALTEIAAKSARLSVCDLWGGKWRDRIPVYASFQSYSDRDDWIGHSLQLVEGAIQKEFTAVKVKIGGKTFQDDLTHIQSLQKMTEERTPLILDANQSYDMAAARRWEPYLSNWTNLLWLEEPMPLNNLPEYKLLRASSSVPIAGGENIKSAKQFLPILNENALDIIQPDILHGTGIDDFRDALQLARHFGVRVSPHSYDGALSRLYTLFSQASLAPWTKMNAENIEPVEWDVMENPFSELVPLTPSGGSVSIPGGIGIGIEINTDLLQAYLWDGSAYWQ, from the coding sequence ATGCAAATCGAAAAAATTGAAACGTTTCCCCTGCTTCATCGTCTTGCCGCCCCTTACGGAGATGCGAATGGCCCTAAGAAATATAGATCGTGTTACCTCATCCGCATTACCACCAAATCCGGTGTTGACGGCTGGGGAGAATGCATCGACTGGCTGCCTGCCCTGCATGTCGGATTTACAGAAAGAATTATCCCGTACTTAATCGGAAAATCGGCCGCTGATCGCCTGCCGTTAGTGTCCGTCATTCAAAAATGGCATAAGCGGGCGGCCGCTGCAGTCAGTATGGCGTTAACGGAAATAGCCGCAAAGTCTGCCCGTCTCTCGGTTTGTGATTTGTGGGGAGGAAAATGGCGGGACCGCATACCTGTGTATGCTTCCTTTCAATCTTATTCAGACCGGGACGATTGGATCGGCCACTCTCTGCAGCTTGTAGAAGGAGCGATTCAAAAGGAGTTTACGGCAGTAAAAGTAAAAATTGGCGGCAAAACGTTTCAAGACGACCTTACACATATTCAGTCTCTGCAAAAAATGACCGAAGAACGAACCCCGCTTATTCTGGATGCCAACCAGAGCTACGATATGGCAGCAGCCCGCAGATGGGAACCTTACCTATCAAATTGGACCAATCTTTTGTGGCTGGAGGAGCCCATGCCGCTGAACAACCTGCCTGAGTACAAGCTATTGCGTGCCAGTTCTTCTGTGCCGATTGCAGGCGGTGAAAACATAAAAAGCGCCAAACAATTTTTGCCGATTTTAAACGAAAATGCGCTTGATATCATTCAGCCGGATATTCTGCATGGGACGGGTATCGACGATTTCCGTGATGCTTTGCAGCTTGCCCGGCATTTCGGAGTTAGAGTATCTCCTCACAGTTACGATGGTGCGCTGTCACGGCTGTATACGCTTTTTTCTCAGGCGAGCCTGGCCCCCTGGACAAAAATGAACGCGGAAAATATTGAACCCGTTGAATGGGACGTAATGGAAAATCCGTTTTCCGAGCTCGTGCCCCTTACGCCATCCGGCGGCTCTGTATCGATTCCAGGCGGGATAGGAATTGGAATTGAGATCAATACGGATCTGCTCCAGGCTTACCTTTGGGATGGTTCAGCTTACTGGCAATAA
- a CDS encoding LLM class flavin-dependent oxidoreductase: protein MSNINIPVSVLNLAPIRKGQKPKEAIDSMIDLAQAAERMGYSRYWIAEHHNTPTLVSSATSILIKHTLEHTKHIRVGSGGIMLPNHSPLVVAEQFGTMATIYPDRLDLGLGRAPGTDMKTASALRRSQHDTVYTFPEDVNSLLTYFGPAALQGDVKAYPGAGTNIPVYILGSSTDSAYLAAELGLPYVFASHFAPRYLAEAIAIYRNRFKPSDYLDAPYMIVCLNVIAAESDEEAEFESTTMQQFFLNVVRGSSVPLSPPVENMDELWSEPEKQMASSMSSVTLMGSKQSVREQLTSFQDMYNVDEIMAVSYIYDPDKQKRSYEIFKEITDGK, encoded by the coding sequence ATGTCAAATATAAACATACCTGTATCGGTTTTAAACTTGGCCCCTATCCGTAAAGGACAAAAGCCAAAAGAAGCGATTGATTCTATGATCGATTTAGCGCAGGCGGCAGAACGAATGGGCTACAGCCGCTACTGGATTGCAGAGCATCACAATACACCTACTCTTGTGAGCTCCGCTACATCCATTTTAATTAAGCATACTCTTGAGCACACAAAGCATATTCGCGTCGGCTCCGGCGGTATTATGCTGCCGAACCATTCACCTCTCGTTGTCGCTGAACAATTCGGCACGATGGCGACTATTTATCCCGACCGTCTCGATTTAGGCCTCGGGCGTGCACCCGGCACGGATATGAAAACAGCCAGCGCTTTAAGACGCTCGCAGCATGATACGGTTTATACATTCCCAGAGGATGTAAACAGCCTGCTGACATACTTTGGCCCGGCCGCGCTGCAAGGCGATGTAAAAGCTTACCCGGGCGCCGGCACCAATATCCCGGTTTATATTCTCGGCTCTTCTACCGATTCCGCTTATTTAGCCGCGGAGCTTGGCCTGCCTTATGTTTTTGCCTCTCATTTTGCACCAAGGTACCTGGCAGAAGCCATTGCAATTTACCGCAACCGGTTTAAGCCATCCGACTATTTGGACGCTCCTTATATGATCGTCTGCTTGAACGTAATCGCAGCAGAAAGCGATGAGGAAGCCGAGTTCGAATCCACAACGATGCAGCAATTTTTCTTAAACGTTGTACGCGGCTCCAGCGTGCCGCTCAGCCCTCCTGTGGAAAATATGGACGAACTGTGGAGCGAACCGGAAAAACAAATGGCGTCTTCCATGTCCAGCGTTACACTGATGGGAAGCAAGCAGTCTGTCCGTGAGCAGCTGACGAGCTTCCAGGACATGTACAATGTAGACGAAATTATGGCCGTCTCTTATATTTATGATCCGGACAAGCAAAAACGGTCCTACGAAATTTTCAAAGAAATTACGGATGGGAAATAA
- a CDS encoding LLM class flavin-dependent oxidoreductase → MKLSVLDQSVIAAGETGADALKKTVKLAQSAEAMGYTRFWTAEHHNTNGMAGSAPEILMSHLASQTKSIRVGSGGVLLPQYSPYKIAENFKVLESLFPNRIDLGIGRSPGGSADTRLALTDGVRRSLNEFPRQVRDLQRYLTDQDEAIKAYPKTNGLPEMWMLGITHRGARTAAENGTAFTYGHFINPYNGQRAMKQYRSDFQPSALLKHPKVNVCIFVVCASSQEQAEEIALSQDAWLLAVEKGGDTRIPTIEEAKRKIVTQADKEKVKENRKRMIVGTPQKVRDKLLSLSDAYQTEEFMVIANVHNFEDKVQSYARLAEVML, encoded by the coding sequence ATGAAGCTGAGTGTCCTGGACCAATCTGTTATCGCGGCCGGCGAAACGGGAGCGGATGCATTAAAGAAAACTGTGAAGCTGGCGCAGTCGGCAGAAGCCATGGGCTATACCCGCTTTTGGACAGCAGAGCATCATAATACAAACGGAATGGCGGGATCTGCACCAGAAATACTCATGTCTCATCTCGCCTCACAAACAAAGTCAATCCGCGTCGGATCAGGCGGCGTGCTTCTCCCTCAATACAGCCCTTATAAGATTGCAGAAAATTTTAAAGTGCTAGAATCGCTGTTTCCAAACCGGATTGATTTGGGCATCGGCCGTTCTCCCGGCGGTTCTGCCGATACCCGCCTGGCTCTCACAGACGGCGTACGGAGGAGCTTAAATGAATTCCCGAGACAAGTAAGAGACCTGCAGCGTTACTTAACGGATCAAGATGAAGCGATAAAAGCCTACCCGAAGACGAACGGGCTTCCCGAAATGTGGATGCTGGGCATTACCCACCGCGGTGCACGGACCGCTGCCGAAAACGGGACCGCTTTTACATACGGTCATTTTATTAATCCCTACAACGGCCAAAGAGCCATGAAGCAATATCGAAGCGATTTTCAGCCGTCCGCCCTGCTGAAGCATCCGAAGGTAAATGTCTGTATTTTTGTTGTATGTGCGTCTTCTCAGGAACAAGCAGAAGAAATCGCCCTCAGCCAGGATGCCTGGCTTTTAGCGGTTGAAAAAGGGGGCGACACAAGAATCCCAACGATTGAAGAAGCCAAACGAAAAATCGTTACACAGGCAGATAAAGAAAAAGTAAAAGAAAACCGAAAACGGATGATTGTCGGCACCCCGCAAAAAGTAAGGGACAAGCTTCTCTCCTTAAGCGACGCCTATCAAACAGAAGAATTTATGGTCATTGCCAACGTGCACAACTTTGAGGATAAAGTACAGTCTTATGCCCGTTTGGCCGAAGTGATGTTGTAA
- a CDS encoding ABC1 kinase family protein, whose product MFFFEQRQQRVWYDEQNNGNEEGDNVVKIGTLRRAPEIVAVFARHGFAGYIKDLGLAEKIPFTRWAAKEQNVKGEELRRALEDLGPTFMKLGQFLSTRTDLLPPSWTEPLAKLQNSAPAMPFDDIRKIVELEAGQPIEDWLLYIEEMPLGAASIGQVHRAALKDGTEVAIKIRRPGIEPVVRNDISILRQLASLAERNSELARQISLKAIIDDFAAALGREMNYRLEATEALGMRESMKDKRIYVPLIFSEWTTERMLVMEFVNGKSLRGNVIKEMDVERRQELARALSETVLRQVFIDGVFHADPHPGNLLLLHDGRLGLIDFGNTGRLSEDMRHLLSDCLFALADRDAAALSMLVLELGARKPIERRQLQRDISRWMAGYMDIELAEVQMGAMLQELFAVAGRHHISIPKDFVQVGQAFLKVEQTVIALDPGSSLSGMVRDMAKEVLFGRIHPKEMIRESRSFLRLFKMAANKLPSILNETLNEWEGGQPKLKMHVTADNNLMRRLERMASLIVLSVIMLAFSIIMAGIFVSMGNQSPISGTNTYIIALITAFLMTVLFMTVLYLMWRKIK is encoded by the coding sequence ATGTTCTTTTTCGAGCAGAGGCAGCAGCGAGTATGGTATGATGAACAAAATAATGGAAACGAAGAAGGTGACAATGTGGTGAAAATCGGGACGCTCCGGCGTGCACCGGAAATCGTAGCAGTTTTTGCGAGGCACGGCTTTGCCGGATACATAAAAGATCTTGGGCTGGCGGAAAAAATTCCGTTCACACGCTGGGCCGCCAAAGAACAAAATGTAAAAGGAGAAGAGCTGCGGAGGGCGCTTGAAGATCTGGGTCCGACTTTTATGAAGCTCGGGCAGTTTTTATCCACGCGAACCGACCTGCTGCCTCCATCCTGGACAGAGCCGCTCGCCAAGCTGCAAAACAGTGCACCGGCGATGCCGTTTGATGATATTCGCAAAATTGTGGAGTTAGAAGCGGGCCAGCCGATTGAAGACTGGCTGTTGTATATAGAAGAAATGCCGCTCGGTGCCGCGTCAATCGGACAGGTACACCGCGCTGCTTTAAAAGATGGAACAGAGGTTGCGATCAAAATTCGCCGGCCGGGCATCGAACCGGTGGTTCGAAACGACATTTCGATTTTGCGCCAGCTGGCTAGCCTCGCTGAGCGAAACTCCGAGCTTGCGCGGCAGATCAGCTTAAAAGCGATTATTGATGATTTTGCGGCGGCTCTTGGCCGGGAAATGAACTACCGGCTCGAAGCCACCGAGGCGTTGGGAATGCGGGAGTCGATGAAAGACAAGCGTATTTATGTGCCGCTTATTTTCTCGGAATGGACGACCGAGCGAATGCTGGTGATGGAATTTGTGAACGGAAAATCACTGCGGGGCAATGTGATCAAAGAAATGGATGTCGAGCGGCGGCAGGAGCTTGCACGGGCTTTGTCGGAAACTGTGCTGCGCCAGGTATTTATCGATGGCGTATTTCATGCCGACCCGCATCCGGGCAACCTGCTGCTTCTGCACGACGGCCGTCTTGGGCTGATTGATTTCGGCAACACCGGCCGATTGTCAGAGGATATGAGGCATCTGTTATCAGACTGCTTGTTTGCTCTCGCCGACCGCGATGCCGCAGCGCTGTCGATGCTTGTGCTTGAACTCGGTGCGCGAAAGCCGATCGAACGGCGCCAGCTTCAGCGTGACATCAGCCGCTGGATGGCGGGCTACATGGACATTGAACTTGCGGAGGTACAAATGGGCGCTATGCTGCAGGAGCTATTTGCTGTTGCCGGACGCCATCACATTTCCATTCCAAAAGATTTTGTTCAAGTGGGACAGGCTTTTCTGAAAGTGGAACAAACCGTCATTGCCCTTGATCCGGGCTCAAGCTTATCCGGCATGGTGCGCGATATGGCGAAGGAAGTGCTGTTTGGACGTATTCATCCGAAGGAAATGATACGCGAATCCCGTTCATTTTTGCGCTTGTTTAAAATGGCTGCCAACAAGCTGCCGAGTATTTTAAATGAAACGCTGAATGAATGGGAGGGCGGCCAGCCGAAGCTGAAAATGCATGTAACCGCTGATAACAATCTGATGAGGCGCCTTGAGCGGATGGCGTCACTTATTGTTCTCAGTGTGATTATGCTTGCTTTCAGTATTATTATGGCCGGCATTTTCGTCTCCATGGGCAACCAATCGCCAATTTCCGGAACGAATACGTATATTATCGCTCTCATTACAGCATTTTTAATGACAGTTCTCTTTATGACCGTGCTGTATCTTATGTGGCGGAAGATTAAATAG
- a CDS encoding alpha/beta hydrolase has product MKRGTIQDHLIHSAELGEDISFLVYVPADFSPMFSYTFLICQDGKDYFQLGRLPRLADELLEAEEIEPLIIVGIPYLNKHDRREKYHPDGVQQAAYIRFLANELVPYLDEQFPGHGNRFGRALAGDSLAGTVSFMAALKHPDLFGRVLMHSPFVDSTVMNLADSAATLPSLYHVIGIEETDVLMTNGERADFLTPNRALSSLLSGKRTDYFYEEFAGNHTWTYWQKDMKRALLKMFE; this is encoded by the coding sequence ATGAAACGCGGAACCATTCAGGATCACCTTATTCATTCAGCCGAATTAGGAGAAGACATTTCTTTTTTGGTATACGTGCCGGCAGACTTTTCACCGATGTTTTCGTATACCTTTTTAATCTGCCAGGACGGCAAAGACTACTTTCAGCTTGGACGGCTCCCGCGCCTGGCCGATGAACTGCTCGAAGCAGAAGAGATAGAACCATTGATTATAGTCGGCATTCCCTATCTCAACAAGCACGACCGGCGCGAAAAGTATCATCCGGACGGCGTGCAGCAAGCCGCATACATACGCTTTCTCGCCAATGAACTTGTCCCTTATTTGGACGAGCAGTTTCCAGGGCATGGCAACCGTTTTGGCCGTGCGCTCGCAGGCGATTCCCTTGCTGGTACCGTTTCCTTTATGGCGGCGTTAAAACATCCAGATTTATTCGGGCGCGTCCTGATGCATTCGCCTTTTGTGGACAGCACCGTAATGAATTTAGCCGATTCAGCAGCAACCCTTCCTTCTCTTTATCATGTGATCGGCATTGAAGAAACAGATGTGCTGATGACAAACGGCGAACGGGCGGATTTTCTGACGCCGAACCGGGCGCTTTCTTCGCTCCTATCCGGCAAAAGAACCGACTATTTTTATGAGGAGTTTGCCGGTAATCACACATGGACTTACTGGCAAAAAGACATGAAACGGGCGCTTTTAAAAATGTTCGAATGA
- a CDS encoding YjcG family protein, translated as MKYGVVIFPSKSLQDKVNGYRKRYDPHYALVAPHITLKSPFDADEQDISKIAEQLRRVASLHQPFSYHVSKVKSFEPVNNVIYFKVDPNDTLTSLYEMLHTEEFSGEEPYRFVPHITIGQKLSNDEHSDVYGALQMESIDLTEKADRFHLLYQLENGSWTVYETFLLGKDA; from the coding sequence ATGAAATACGGTGTTGTCATTTTTCCATCAAAATCTTTGCAGGATAAAGTAAACGGTTACCGGAAACGGTACGATCCGCATTACGCGCTCGTGGCGCCTCATATTACGTTAAAAAGCCCATTTGACGCAGATGAACAGGATATAAGCAAGATTGCAGAGCAGCTGCGCCGTGTTGCTTCGCTTCATCAGCCGTTTTCGTATCACGTCAGCAAAGTTAAATCGTTCGAACCGGTAAACAACGTGATTTATTTTAAAGTGGATCCGAACGATACACTCACTTCTTTATATGAAATGCTCCATACGGAGGAATTTTCGGGTGAAGAGCCGTATAGATTTGTTCCCCACATTACAATCGGCCAGAAGCTGTCCAATGATGAACATTCCGATGTATACGGAGCCCTGCAGATGGAATCAATTGATTTAACGGAAAAAGCAGACCGTTTTCATTTGCTGTATCAGCTTGAGAATGGCTCATGGACAGTTTATGAAACATTTTTACTTGGGAAGGATGCATAA
- a CDS encoding GNAT family N-acetyltransferase codes for MNVVKTTDLDQREDAYSVRTTVFVGEQNVPPALEIDELEDEAVHFILYDEEQKPCGAGRFRTVGEFGKVERICVLKEARGRGAGNLIMEAIEQHAQSVAGLTALKLDAQLHAIPFYEKRGYTVVSGEFLDAGILHKTMTKSL; via the coding sequence GTGAATGTTGTAAAAACAACAGATCTTGATCAGCGGGAAGATGCGTATTCTGTACGCACAACCGTTTTCGTAGGAGAACAAAATGTTCCGCCTGCACTTGAAATTGATGAATTGGAAGATGAAGCCGTTCATTTTATTTTGTATGATGAAGAGCAAAAGCCGTGCGGCGCCGGCCGGTTTCGTACTGTCGGAGAATTTGGAAAAGTGGAACGGATTTGTGTGCTCAAAGAAGCAAGAGGGCGCGGCGCTGGCAATCTGATTATGGAAGCGATTGAGCAGCATGCTCAATCGGTAGCCGGCCTGACAGCGCTTAAGCTTGACGCACAGCTTCACGCTATTCCCTTTTACGAAAAGCGCGGCTATACAGTCGTATCTGGCGAGTTTTTGGATGCAGGCATTTTGCATAAAACGATGACAAAATCGCTATAA
- a CDS encoding stage VI sporulation protein F: protein MNDKFFGNIEKKTGVRMSDVFALVDSLQYADFKDERTIRAVVAQTAALAGKKVPKQVEDEIVRTILKDGKKLDMNTITKMIK from the coding sequence ATGAACGATAAATTTTTTGGCAATATTGAAAAAAAGACCGGCGTGCGTATGAGCGATGTATTTGCACTCGTCGACTCTCTTCAATATGCTGATTTCAAAGATGAACGGACAATCCGTGCGGTTGTCGCGCAAACAGCCGCGCTTGCCGGAAAAAAAGTACCGAAGCAGGTCGAAGATGAAATCGTCCGCACGATCTTAAAAGACGGCAAAAAGCTCGATATGAATACGATCACCAAGATGATCAAATGA
- a CDS encoding YjcZ family sporulation protein: MAMYGCGGYGGGYGGSSTFVLIVVLFILLIIVGASFY; the protein is encoded by the coding sequence ATGGCAATGTATGGATGCGGCGGTTACGGTGGCGGTTACGGCGGCTCAAGCACGTTTGTATTGATTGTTGTTCTGTTCATTTTGCTCATCATCGTCGGTGCGAGCTTTTATTGA
- the spoVAE gene encoding stage V sporulation protein AE has protein sequence MIAMFFWAFVVGGLICVIGQLMMDLGKLTPGHTLSILVSVGALLAGFDLYEPLVGFAGAGATMPITSFGNSLVEGAMQEAKLHGVVGVLTGMFEVTSSGISAAIVFGFIGALFFKPKG, from the coding sequence ATGATCGCAATGTTTTTTTGGGCATTTGTCGTCGGCGGGCTTATTTGTGTCATTGGTCAGCTTATGATGGACCTTGGAAAGTTGACACCAGGTCATACGTTGTCGATTCTCGTTTCAGTCGGAGCACTGCTTGCAGGCTTTGATCTTTATGAACCGCTTGTAGGTTTTGCCGGCGCCGGTGCAACAATGCCGATTACAAGCTTTGGCAACTCACTTGTAGAAGGTGCGATGCAGGAAGCGAAGCTCCATGGAGTGGTCGGCGTGCTGACCGGCATGTTTGAAGTGACAAGCTCGGGTATTTCTGCTGCGATCGTGTTTGGATTTATCGGTGCCCTCTTTTTTAAACCAAAAGGGTGA
- a CDS encoding sporulation protein — MKKTACIILVLLLAGCGPEHDGTAMLEKADPDAVQLDGHDDQLAAEIKKEADSFDEIYDTAVVKGTKQLLVAYKVRHLERFRMKQIEKNLAERMKKTAEKEKVEIVVSSDYKIFLEAVRLKEDMEAGHFTEEEADKRLAEIIKLKKEMA; from the coding sequence ATGAAAAAAACAGCGTGTATTATTTTAGTTCTTTTGCTGGCAGGATGCGGACCCGAGCACGACGGGACGGCGATGCTTGAAAAAGCAGATCCCGATGCTGTTCAGCTGGACGGTCATGATGATCAGCTGGCAGCGGAAATAAAAAAGGAAGCAGATTCTTTTGATGAAATTTACGATACAGCCGTTGTAAAAGGCACGAAGCAGCTGCTTGTAGCTTACAAAGTGCGCCATCTGGAGCGGTTTCGGATGAAGCAAATCGAAAAAAACCTGGCTGAACGCATGAAAAAAACGGCAGAAAAAGAAAAAGTAGAAATTGTTGTGTCAAGCGATTATAAGATCTTTCTTGAAGCAGTTCGTTTAAAAGAAGATATGGAAGCGGGACATTTTACAGAAGAAGAAGCGGACAAACGCCTGGCGGAAATTATTAAATTGAAAAAAGAAATGGCGTAG
- a CDS encoding CotY/CotZ family spore coat protein, translating into MGCHKHRDDDKFESCVCEVVRAIRDIQDAREDEECRDCKDCFAEPLGDLDGPRRRNADTRVFTLTTKKGKPFFAFFSPDEADDCDAGCVSIFFRVEDVFDSCCARLRVLMPLDDDHEPVNLACDEGISLKQVCKVENFDKTRSCVTVDLNEFIAVQCIKDVDLDICR; encoded by the coding sequence ATGGGATGCCACAAGCATCGCGATGATGACAAGTTTGAGAGCTGTGTATGCGAAGTTGTCCGCGCGATCCGTGATATTCAAGACGCACGAGAAGATGAAGAGTGCCGTGATTGCAAAGACTGCTTCGCTGAACCGCTGGGCGACCTGGATGGACCACGCCGACGCAATGCAGATACACGCGTGTTTACGCTGACAACAAAAAAAGGAAAGCCGTTTTTTGCTTTCTTTAGTCCAGATGAAGCTGATGATTGTGACGCCGGCTGTGTATCCATCTTCTTCCGTGTAGAAGATGTATTTGACAGCTGCTGTGCGCGCCTGCGGGTACTTATGCCACTTGATGATGATCATGAGCCGGTTAACCTTGCATGTGACGAAGGCATCAGCTTAAAGCAGGTGTGCAAAGTCGAAAATTTTGACAAAACACGAAGCTGCGTAACGGTCGATCTAAATGAATTTATTGCGGTTCAGTGCATCAAAGACGTTGATCTTGATATCTGCCGTTAA
- a CDS encoding CotO family spore coat protein: MKKTPGPLLYIGQPHLTPIQPVMQKIAKAESEGEIIEEVKQEAEEKQLTPPVQKKEEKSGDGRLKPFREMSITEKVVYLAERRIPVPCRFEWSGPTVRGVIQSFDETYVWILDEESDTPVQVPITDIGYIRLAGT, from the coding sequence ATGAAAAAAACACCTGGTCCCTTGCTTTATATTGGTCAGCCTCATTTGACGCCTATTCAGCCTGTAATGCAGAAAATTGCTAAAGCAGAATCAGAGGGAGAAATTATCGAAGAGGTGAAACAAGAGGCTGAGGAAAAGCAATTGACGCCGCCGGTCCAAAAAAAAGAAGAAAAGTCAGGCGACGGCCGCTTAAAACCATTTCGGGAAATGAGTATAACAGAAAAAGTCGTTTACCTTGCTGAGCGACGCATTCCGGTTCCATGCCGTTTCGAGTGGAGCGGTCCTACAGTTCGGGGGGTTATTCAATCGTTTGATGAAACGTACGTATGGATACTTGATGAAGAAAGCGATACACCGGTGCAGGTTCCCATTACTGACATTGGGTATATCCGTCTCGCTGGAACATAA
- the fabI gene encoding enoyl-ACP reductase FabI has protein sequence MLFSLEGKTFVVMGVANKRSIAWGIARSLDAAGARLVFTYAGDRLEKNVRDLAATLENQKDPFILPCDVTDDSAIEECFRAIKEKEGVIHGLAHCIAFANKEDLDGDFVDTSRDGFMLAHNISAYSLTAVAKYAKPLMTEGGSIVTLTYLGGERVITNYNVMGVAKASLDASVRYLAADLGKDGIRVNSISAGPIRTLAAKGISDFNEMLTQIEERAPLRRTTTQEEVGDTAVFLFSDMSRGITGENIHVDSGYHITGN, from the coding sequence ATGCTATTTTCACTTGAAGGAAAAACGTTTGTCGTAATGGGTGTTGCCAACAAGCGCAGCATTGCATGGGGAATTGCCCGCTCTCTGGACGCAGCAGGAGCACGTCTTGTTTTTACTTATGCAGGCGATCGTTTAGAAAAAAACGTTCGTGACCTGGCGGCAACACTTGAAAATCAAAAGGATCCGTTCATTTTACCATGTGATGTAACAGATGATTCAGCGATTGAAGAATGCTTCCGTGCCATCAAAGAAAAAGAAGGCGTCATCCACGGTCTTGCTCATTGTATCGCGTTTGCCAACAAAGAAGACTTAGACGGCGATTTTGTCGATACATCCCGCGATGGCTTTATGCTTGCCCACAACATCAGTGCTTACTCGCTGACAGCGGTAGCAAAATATGCGAAGCCTCTTATGACAGAAGGCGGCAGCATTGTGACACTGACGTACCTCGGCGGTGAGCGCGTAATTACAAACTACAACGTGATGGGTGTCGCAAAAGCGTCCCTTGATGCAAGCGTGCGTTATTTGGCTGCTGATCTTGGCAAAGACGGCATTCGTGTGAACTCAATTTCTGCCGGACCAATTCGTACACTGGCTGCAAAAGGCATTAGTGATTTTAATGAGATGCTGACTCAAATTGAAGAACGAGCACCGCTTCGCCGGACAACAACACAGGAAGAAGTAGGCGATACAGCTGTTTTCTTGTTCAGCGACATGTCTCGTGGCATCACCGGTGAAAACATTCATGTAGATTCCGGCTACCACATTACAGGCAATTAA